From Micromonospora carbonacea:
GTCGTCCACGAGCCGTTCGGGGGGACCCGGATCCGGAAGGTCATCCCGTCGGGGTCCACCTCCACGGGGGCGGTGGACGAGACGACGGTTTCCCGGCCGAACCGCTCCCGCTGGTAGGTCAGCCGGAGCTGCCCCTCGGCCGACATCGGCACGGCGACGATCCGCCGCTCCCTCGGCTCCTTGATCTCGGCGGTGTCGGCGAAGTCCGAGGCGATCTCCATCCGCACCGTGTAGTCCGCCGGCTCGGCCGAGTGGTTGAGCACCACGATCCGCTCGTTGAAGCTGTCGTCGATGGACCGGTGCCGGATCACCGAGACGTCGGCGTCGACGTAGTGGCTCGCCGCGCCGGGAACCAGCACGAACCTCGTCTCGAAGTACGTCATCTCGTCGCGGGACAGGGCCTTCAGCCGCTTGCCGTCGATGGTGAGCACCCAGCGGGACAGGAACCGGGTGTCGAACGAGAAGAGGCCGATGGGCGCGAGCGGATCGGGCGTCATGTCGCCCTGCGCGTCGCTGACCGCGAAGGAGTTGCCGGTCAGCACGTTGACCAGTTCCTGCTTCACGGCCGCTCACCCCCGTGCGACGCCGACGCACCCCGCGCCGCGGCCGCCCTGACCGCCACCTCGCGGGGGTGGCGGGCGTCGGGCGGGCCGGGGAGGAGCCGGCGCAGCAGCATCAGCAGCCGCAGGTCCCCCTGGGCGGTGACGTCGTTGCGGACCAGCGCCGCGCCGATGTGGGTGCCCTCGGCGACGATCCGGTCGAACACCTCCCGGTCCCCCGCGACGACGAGGTCCGCCGCCTCCGCCGACCGGCTCACCCCGACCTGCTGGTCACCGATGGTGAGGAACCAGTGGTCGGTGCTGCCGTCGTCGCGGATGTCGAGGCGCACCGTGCCGCTGACGGTGTCCGGCAGGTCCTCGTGGCGTCCCCCGACCCAGCAGGCCAGGTAATCCGCGGCGGATGCGGTCATCGGCCCTCCCCCTCCCGGACGACACAGGTCGTTTCCGGAGCGTCCCCGCCCGGCGGGTGATCCCGGGTCACCCGGTCCGGGTGAATTCCGGCCGGCGCGTCCGGGCCGGGCGCGGCGGCGGCCGTTTGTCCGGACGTCGAACGGGCACGCCGACGGCACGAGCCGAGCGATGGAACAGGAGAGACCCATGCGCGCGCTGCGGTTGCCGGGCTGGAAGTCCGAACCCGAGCTGGTCGAGGTGGCCGAACCCACCGCCGGCCCCGGTCAGGTGGTGGTGCGGATCGGCGGGGCGGGGGCCTGCCACTCCGATCTGCACCTGATGCACGACTTCGACGCCGGGGCGGTGCCCTGGAACCCGCCGTTCACCCTCGGCCACGAGAACGCCGGCTGGGTGCACGACCTCGGCGCCGGGGTGACCGGCCTAGAGGTCGGTCAGCCGGTGGCGGTCTACGGCGCGTGGGGCTGCGGCTCCTGCGACCGCTGCCGGGTGGGCGTCGACCCGTACTGCGAGAACCCGGCCGCCGCGCCGGTGCCCGGTGGGGGCGGCGGCCTCGGCCTGGACGGCGGCATGGCCGAGTACGAGCTGGTGCCCGACGCCCGGCACGTCGTGCCGCTGCCCGACGGGCTCGACCCGCTGCACGCCGCGCCGCTGACCGACGCGGGCCTCACCCCGTACCACGCGATCCGCCGGTCGTGGCACAAGCTCGCGCCCGGCAGCACCGCGGTGGTGATCGGTGTCGGCGGCCTCGGCCACGTCGGCGTGCAGATCCTGAAGGCCACCACGGCGGCGCGCGTCATCGCCGTGGACACCCGGCCCGAGGCGCTCAAGCTGGCCGAGGAGTACGGGGCCGACCTGACGCTGCGCTCCGGCGAGGAGACCGCGCAGGAGATCCGGGGGGCCACCCCCGGCGGGCGGGGCGCGGACGTGGTCCTCGACTTCGTCGGCGCGGACGCC
This genomic window contains:
- a CDS encoding NAD(P)-dependent alcohol dehydrogenase; protein product: MRALRLPGWKSEPELVEVAEPTAGPGQVVVRIGGAGACHSDLHLMHDFDAGAVPWNPPFTLGHENAGWVHDLGAGVTGLEVGQPVAVYGAWGCGSCDRCRVGVDPYCENPAAAPVPGGGGGLGLDGGMAEYELVPDARHVVPLPDGLDPLHAAPLTDAGLTPYHAIRRSWHKLAPGSTAVVIGVGGLGHVGVQILKATTAARVIAVDTRPEALKLAEEYGADLTLRSGEETAQEIRGATPGGRGADVVLDFVGADATLRLGAAAARTLGDLTIVGIAGGTLPVSFFSVPYEVSIQTTYWGSRPELIEVLDLGARGLVRPKTTTFPLDQAVDAYRRLRDGSVEGRAVIVP
- a CDS encoding SCP2 sterol-binding domain-containing protein, with the protein product MTASAADYLACWVGGRHEDLPDTVSGTVRLDIRDDGSTDHWFLTIGDQQVGVSRSAEAADLVVAGDREVFDRIVAEGTHIGAALVRNDVTAQGDLRLLMLLRRLLPGPPDARHPREVAVRAAAARGASASHGGERP